A window of the Gossypium hirsutum isolate 1008001.06 chromosome A03, Gossypium_hirsutum_v2.1, whole genome shotgun sequence genome harbors these coding sequences:
- the LOC107948608 gene encoding uncharacterized protein isoform X2: MICPRGIEMDSATVHEEIDSLFESTPPLKDSAKIIDKLNQVIQFDSPSGEGKGRRVEELLKRCPNLKKIIIFRVISKAKPHKECQVYSSGSSQSAQFANSWKRIVTDWFAMAVLNLSRIFYHLDTLLANLYLYLMLRFGGKMPK, translated from the exons atGATTTGTCCAAGGGGAATTGAAATGGATTCTGCAACTGTTCACGAGGAGATCGATtcattattcgagtcaactcctCCTCTCAAAGATTCGGCTAAAATTATAGACAAATTGAATCAAGTCATCCAATTTGATTCTCCTTCAG GAGAAGGAAAAGGGAGAAGGGTAGAGGAGCTGCTAAAACGATGCCCAAATcttaagaaaattattatttttagggttATTTCAAAAGCCAAGCCACACAAGGAATGCCAG GTGTATTCATCTGGCAGCAGTCAATCTGCTCAATTTGCTAATTCGTGGAAAAGAATTG TAACAGATTGGTTTGCAATGGCCGTACTTAACTTGTCTCGCATCTTTTACCATTTGGACACTCTTTTAGCCAACTTGTATCTATATCTTATGTTACGGTTTGGGGGGAAGATGCCGAAATGA
- the LOC107948608 gene encoding uncharacterized protein isoform X4, with protein sequence MICPRGIEMDSATVHEEIDSLFESTPPLKDSAKIIDKLNQVIQFDSPSGEGKGRRVEELLKRCPNLKKIIIFRVISKAKPHKECQVYSSGSSQSAQFANSWKRIDVFHH encoded by the exons atGATTTGTCCAAGGGGAATTGAAATGGATTCTGCAACTGTTCACGAGGAGATCGATtcattattcgagtcaactcctCCTCTCAAAGATTCGGCTAAAATTATAGACAAATTGAATCAAGTCATCCAATTTGATTCTCCTTCAG GAGAAGGAAAAGGGAGAAGGGTAGAGGAGCTGCTAAAACGATGCCCAAATcttaagaaaattattatttttagggttATTTCAAAAGCCAAGCCACACAAGGAATGCCAG GTGTATTCATCTGGCAGCAGTCAATCTGCTCAATTTGCTAATTCGTGGAAAAGAATTG ATGTATTTCACCATTGA
- the LOC107948608 gene encoding uncharacterized protein isoform X1: MICPRGIEMDSATVHEEIDSLFESTPPLKDSAKIIDKLNQVIQFDSPSGEGKGRRVEELLKRCPNLKKIIIFRVISKAKPHKECQVYSSGSSQSAQFANSWKRIDDIIPTIVLPIMPIIERNVGAMKQPNDGGIQIVFSE, translated from the exons atGATTTGTCCAAGGGGAATTGAAATGGATTCTGCAACTGTTCACGAGGAGATCGATtcattattcgagtcaactcctCCTCTCAAAGATTCGGCTAAAATTATAGACAAATTGAATCAAGTCATCCAATTTGATTCTCCTTCAG GAGAAGGAAAAGGGAGAAGGGTAGAGGAGCTGCTAAAACGATGCCCAAATcttaagaaaattattatttttagggttATTTCAAAAGCCAAGCCACACAAGGAATGCCAG GTGTATTCATCTGGCAGCAGTCAATCTGCTCAATTTGCTAATTCGTGGAAAAGAATTG atgatataaTCCCCACTATTGTGCTGCCAATTATGCCAATTATTGAGCGAAATGTTGGTGCCATGAAGCAGCCAAATGATGGAGGAATTCAGATTGTATTCTCTGAATAG
- the LOC107948608 gene encoding uncharacterized protein isoform X3 — MICPRGIEMDSATVHEEIDSLFESTPPLKDSAKIIDKLNQVIQFDSPSGEGKGRRVEELLKRCPNLKKIIIFRVISKAKPHKECQMYFTIDSTFYVSFTFMLYLTLRIGGKMPREVYAVAIVGPFPIAVTNLLDLTNG, encoded by the exons atGATTTGTCCAAGGGGAATTGAAATGGATTCTGCAACTGTTCACGAGGAGATCGATtcattattcgagtcaactcctCCTCTCAAAGATTCGGCTAAAATTATAGACAAATTGAATCAAGTCATCCAATTTGATTCTCCTTCAG GAGAAGGAAAAGGGAGAAGGGTAGAGGAGCTGCTAAAACGATGCCCAAATcttaagaaaattattatttttagggttATTTCAAAAGCCAAGCCACACAAGGAATGCCAG ATGTATTTCACCATTGATTCAACATTCTATGTTTCATTCACATTTATGTTATATCTTACATTACGGATTGGGGGAAAGATGCCAAG GGAAGTGTATGCAGTAGCCATCGTTGGTCCTTTTCCAATTGCTGTAACTAATTTATTGGATTTAACAAATGGGTAG